A single window of Scylla paramamosain isolate STU-SP2022 chromosome 27, ASM3559412v1, whole genome shotgun sequence DNA harbors:
- the LOC135114255 gene encoding uncharacterized protein LOC135114255 isoform X2, translated as MSSTLPRTRSVSAASTSSSGSKDRIRPVSVCDTSWSRMTGQELRQQHLVRTPSQANNLCTTVPQNLVVQNLGGRHTPTRSSLRHSRMIVLSKNGKAAVRDRRWAPNSLGRAGVLVVTAQILVGVMGVTLAAWFLMWAPILKFREVPHYAGVPVFLAGVCGAILISCFQRRRHSTLGSVIKGVLVALCCISVVTCLCVCIFTALHLTQLAAMTCHTEHSTLAHPDHSLAAPATEALPGIEDDEDESEGSGAGWSDSALYENDDVDAALEFETVTLESVTVGLDQGVLLNITTCLCEQRGPSWRRTKSYANLSCLEVNNILPILFVASCVVTAIGAVLSALILYLLWSFKNSFYGPAKPYERRPFIFTSNFKNTAKASNGSSNKVLNGDSRFR; from the exons ATGTCGTCCACGCTGCCGCGCACCCGCAGCGTGAGcgccgcctccacctcctcttcggGTAGCAAG GACCGGATTCGTCCCGTGTCCGTGTGTGACACCTCGTGGTCCAGGATGACCGGCCAGGAGCTCCGGCAGCAGCACCTGGTGAGGACGCCGTCACAGGCCAACAACCTGTGCACCACCGTTCCGCAGAACCTCGTTGTGCAGAACCTGGGCGGCCGCCACACGCCCACCAGGAGCAGCCTCAGACACTCCCGCATGATCGTGCTCTCCAAGAACGGCAAAG CAGCAGTACGTGACCGGCGGTGGGCCCCCAATAGCCTTGGTCGTGCGGGCGTGCTGGTGGTGACGGCGCAGATCCTGGTGGGCGTGATGGGCGTGACGCTGGCGGCCTGGTTCTTGATGTGGGCGCCCATTCTCAAGTTCAGAGAGGTCCCCCACTATGCAGGCGTCCCG GTGTTCCTGGCGGGGGTGTGTGGCGCCATCCTCATCAGTTGCTTCCAGAGGCGCCGCCACAGCACACTTGGCAGCGTCATCAAG GGCGTGCTGGTGGCACTGTGCTGCATCAGCGTGGtgacctgcctgtgtgtgtgcatcttcACGGCGCTGCACCTCACCCAGCTGGCCGCCATGACGTGTCACACTGAGCACTCCACCCTCGCCCACCCCGATCACAGCCTCGCCGCGCCCGCCACCGAGGCCCTGCCCGGAATagaggacgacgaggacgagAGCGAGGGCAGCGGCGCGGGCTGGTCAGACTCGGCGTTGTACGAGAACGATGACGTAGACGCCGCCTTGGAGTTTGAGACCGTGACCCTGGAGAGCGTAACGGTGGGCCTCGACCAAGGCGTGCTGCTCAACATCACGACGTGCCTGTGCGAGCAGCGAGGCCCGTCTTGGCGGAGGACAAAGTCTTACGCAAACTTGAGCTGTTTGGAGGTGAACAATATCTTGCCCATCTTGTTCGTGGCGTCCTGCGTGGTGACGGCCATCGGGGCGGTGCTGTCTGCCCtcatcctctacctcctctgGTCATTTAAAAATAGTTTCTACGGTCCCGCGAAGCCATACGAGCGAAGACCGTTTATATTTACCAGTAACTTTAAGAACACTGCCAAAGCAAGCAATGGGTCGAGCAATAAAGTATTGAACGGTGACTCCAGGTTCAGGTGA
- the LOC135114255 gene encoding uncharacterized protein LOC135114255 isoform X3 — protein sequence MSSTLPRTRSVSAASTSSSGSKQDRIRPVSVCDTSWSRMTGQELRQQHLVRTPSQANNLCTTVPQNLVVQNLGGRHTPTRSSLRHSRMIVLSKNGKAVRDRRWAPNSLGRAGVLVVTAQILVGVMGVTLAAWFLMWAPILKFREVPHYAGVPVFLAGVCGAILISCFQRRRHSTLGSVIKGVLVALCCISVVTCLCVCIFTALHLTQLAAMTCHTEHSTLAHPDHSLAAPATEALPGIEDDEDESEGSGAGWSDSALYENDDVDAALEFETVTLESVTVGLDQGVLLNITTCLCEQRGPSWRRTKSYANLSCLEVNNILPILFVASCVVTAIGAVLSALILYLLWSFKNSFYGPAKPYERRPFIFTSNFKNTAKASNGSSNKVLNGDSRFR from the exons ATGTCGTCCACGCTGCCGCGCACCCGCAGCGTGAGcgccgcctccacctcctcttcggGTAGCAAG CAGGACCGGATTCGTCCCGTGTCCGTGTGTGACACCTCGTGGTCCAGGATGACCGGCCAGGAGCTCCGGCAGCAGCACCTGGTGAGGACGCCGTCACAGGCCAACAACCTGTGCACCACCGTTCCGCAGAACCTCGTTGTGCAGAACCTGGGCGGCCGCCACACGCCCACCAGGAGCAGCCTCAGACACTCCCGCATGATCGTGCTCTCCAAGAACGGCAAAG CAGTACGTGACCGGCGGTGGGCCCCCAATAGCCTTGGTCGTGCGGGCGTGCTGGTGGTGACGGCGCAGATCCTGGTGGGCGTGATGGGCGTGACGCTGGCGGCCTGGTTCTTGATGTGGGCGCCCATTCTCAAGTTCAGAGAGGTCCCCCACTATGCAGGCGTCCCG GTGTTCCTGGCGGGGGTGTGTGGCGCCATCCTCATCAGTTGCTTCCAGAGGCGCCGCCACAGCACACTTGGCAGCGTCATCAAG GGCGTGCTGGTGGCACTGTGCTGCATCAGCGTGGtgacctgcctgtgtgtgtgcatcttcACGGCGCTGCACCTCACCCAGCTGGCCGCCATGACGTGTCACACTGAGCACTCCACCCTCGCCCACCCCGATCACAGCCTCGCCGCGCCCGCCACCGAGGCCCTGCCCGGAATagaggacgacgaggacgagAGCGAGGGCAGCGGCGCGGGCTGGTCAGACTCGGCGTTGTACGAGAACGATGACGTAGACGCCGCCTTGGAGTTTGAGACCGTGACCCTGGAGAGCGTAACGGTGGGCCTCGACCAAGGCGTGCTGCTCAACATCACGACGTGCCTGTGCGAGCAGCGAGGCCCGTCTTGGCGGAGGACAAAGTCTTACGCAAACTTGAGCTGTTTGGAGGTGAACAATATCTTGCCCATCTTGTTCGTGGCGTCCTGCGTGGTGACGGCCATCGGGGCGGTGCTGTCTGCCCtcatcctctacctcctctgGTCATTTAAAAATAGTTTCTACGGTCCCGCGAAGCCATACGAGCGAAGACCGTTTATATTTACCAGTAACTTTAAGAACACTGCCAAAGCAAGCAATGGGTCGAGCAATAAAGTATTGAACGGTGACTCCAGGTTCAGGTGA
- the LOC135114255 gene encoding uncharacterized protein LOC135114255 isoform X1: MSSTLPRTRSVSAASTSSSGSKQDRIRPVSVCDTSWSRMTGQELRQQHLVRTPSQANNLCTTVPQNLVVQNLGGRHTPTRSSLRHSRMIVLSKNGKAAVRDRRWAPNSLGRAGVLVVTAQILVGVMGVTLAAWFLMWAPILKFREVPHYAGVPVFLAGVCGAILISCFQRRRHSTLGSVIKGVLVALCCISVVTCLCVCIFTALHLTQLAAMTCHTEHSTLAHPDHSLAAPATEALPGIEDDEDESEGSGAGWSDSALYENDDVDAALEFETVTLESVTVGLDQGVLLNITTCLCEQRGPSWRRTKSYANLSCLEVNNILPILFVASCVVTAIGAVLSALILYLLWSFKNSFYGPAKPYERRPFIFTSNFKNTAKASNGSSNKVLNGDSRFR, encoded by the exons ATGTCGTCCACGCTGCCGCGCACCCGCAGCGTGAGcgccgcctccacctcctcttcggGTAGCAAG CAGGACCGGATTCGTCCCGTGTCCGTGTGTGACACCTCGTGGTCCAGGATGACCGGCCAGGAGCTCCGGCAGCAGCACCTGGTGAGGACGCCGTCACAGGCCAACAACCTGTGCACCACCGTTCCGCAGAACCTCGTTGTGCAGAACCTGGGCGGCCGCCACACGCCCACCAGGAGCAGCCTCAGACACTCCCGCATGATCGTGCTCTCCAAGAACGGCAAAG CAGCAGTACGTGACCGGCGGTGGGCCCCCAATAGCCTTGGTCGTGCGGGCGTGCTGGTGGTGACGGCGCAGATCCTGGTGGGCGTGATGGGCGTGACGCTGGCGGCCTGGTTCTTGATGTGGGCGCCCATTCTCAAGTTCAGAGAGGTCCCCCACTATGCAGGCGTCCCG GTGTTCCTGGCGGGGGTGTGTGGCGCCATCCTCATCAGTTGCTTCCAGAGGCGCCGCCACAGCACACTTGGCAGCGTCATCAAG GGCGTGCTGGTGGCACTGTGCTGCATCAGCGTGGtgacctgcctgtgtgtgtgcatcttcACGGCGCTGCACCTCACCCAGCTGGCCGCCATGACGTGTCACACTGAGCACTCCACCCTCGCCCACCCCGATCACAGCCTCGCCGCGCCCGCCACCGAGGCCCTGCCCGGAATagaggacgacgaggacgagAGCGAGGGCAGCGGCGCGGGCTGGTCAGACTCGGCGTTGTACGAGAACGATGACGTAGACGCCGCCTTGGAGTTTGAGACCGTGACCCTGGAGAGCGTAACGGTGGGCCTCGACCAAGGCGTGCTGCTCAACATCACGACGTGCCTGTGCGAGCAGCGAGGCCCGTCTTGGCGGAGGACAAAGTCTTACGCAAACTTGAGCTGTTTGGAGGTGAACAATATCTTGCCCATCTTGTTCGTGGCGTCCTGCGTGGTGACGGCCATCGGGGCGGTGCTGTCTGCCCtcatcctctacctcctctgGTCATTTAAAAATAGTTTCTACGGTCCCGCGAAGCCATACGAGCGAAGACCGTTTATATTTACCAGTAACTTTAAGAACACTGCCAAAGCAAGCAATGGGTCGAGCAATAAAGTATTGAACGGTGACTCCAGGTTCAGGTGA